In the genome of Lysobacter sp. 5GHs7-4, the window CGTCGCTGGCGGTCAGGCCCCACACTTCCGGGCCGTAGTCCTCCCACTTCATCGGGTTGGCGATGGCGTAGGCGCGTTGGGCGTAGGCGGCGCGGCGGCTGTTCTCGAAATAATCGATGCCGCGTTCGCGCATGTAGTCGTCCTGGATGCCGCGGAAATCGATCCAGACGTGGCTGTACTGATGGCCGAACAGCGGGCCGAAGGCCAGGAACTCCTCGCCCTGGTACACGCCCCAGACGTCGTTGTAGGTCCGCGTCCACACCGTCCACGCGTCGGGGCTGACCGGATGGCTGGGCGAGCCCAGCGCCAGCACGTACAGCAGCATGGCCTCGTTGTAGCCGGTCCAGTCGTGCTTGATGAAGCCGCTTTCGGGGAACCAGCCCATCGACACCAGCGGCTTGTTCTTCTGCAGCCAGTTCCAGTCGACGCGGCGGTACAGCGTGTCGGCGATCTCGCGGATCTCCTTCTCGCGCGCGTCGTCGCGGTCGTAGTAGGACTGCGCGAACAGCACGCCCATCATCAGCAGCGCGGTGTCCACGCTCGACAGCTCCACCCAGCTGTTGTAGCGGGCGCCCGTCTGCATATCCAGGAAGTGGTAGTAGAAGCCGTTGTAGGCGCCCTTGCCGGTGCGTTGCGGGCCGCTGGGCAAGTCGCGGAAGAACTTCAGCGTCAACAGGGTGCGGTCGACGGCCTGGTTACGGCTGACCCAGCCGTTCTCGATGCCGATCGGGTACGCGGTCAGCGCGAAACCCACCGAGGCGATGCTGGCGAACGGTCGCGACGGATAGCGGTCGGGCGTCAGACCGTTCTGCTCGTTGGTGGTGTCCCAGAAGAACTGGAAGGTGCGCCGCTCGACGTCGCGGAACAGCGGCGGCAGCTCCATCTTGGTCGCCTTCAGCGGCTCGACCTCGACCGTGCCGGCCGGCGCGATCGGATAGGTCTGCGAGGTGGGCGTATTGCGCTGGCAGCCGATGAACGACAACGGCGCCGCGATCAGCAGCGCGAGTACGACCTGACGGGAGCGGGATACAGCTTGCAACATGAAGAGAGCAGACCTTTCGATCGTGGGGGATCGCTTGGACGTTCGGGGTGGAGGCCGGATCTGTCGATCGAACCCGTCGCCCGCTTCCGGCCGGAAAGCGGGCGACCGGCCCGGTCACCAATCTACGCCGAACGTGAGCTTGAACGTACGCGTCGGCTGGTCGATCCCGTCGCCGTTGCGGCGCCCGAAGTTGGGGTTGGGCCGCGCCGGCACGTTCGGGTTGGCCGGGTTGAAGCCGCTGCCGCGGCCGCTGTCGAAATTGTTCCAATTGCGCCAATTGAACACGTTCAGCACATCGCCACGTACCCGCAACTTCAGGTCGGTGCCGGTGTCCCACACCTTCTGCAAGCCTACATCCAACTGTTTGAAGGCGATGTCTTCGCCCGGAAAGTACGGATCGAAGTAGCCGTTGTTGACGTCGATGGCCATGAAATTCAGCGATTCGCGCGCGATCGGGCTGGTCAGCTTGAGCTTGGCCGAGAACGTCATGTCCCACGGCAGATCGACGATGCCGGTAGCCACGAAGCGGTGCTTGGCGATGCCCAGGGCCTCGGTGAACGCCACGTCGTCGAGGTTGGGATAGTCGAACGAGAACGTGTCGGAGTTGTTGCGGTTCTCCTTGGCGTCGCTGTAGGTGTAGGCCAGGCTGACGCCCCAGCCCGACTCCTGCGTATAGGGCTTCTCCAGCGACAGCAGCAGCGACGTCAGGCGCGTCTCCACCGCGTTGCGGCCGATCAGCAACTGGCCGAAGCCGGGCAGATTGGCCGGCGTGGTGTTGCCGAAGCTACGGCCCGGCGGGAAGAACGTGCCGTCCGGGCGGCGGTTGCCGACCGAGAACAGGATGCCGTCGTGGCTGAGCACGTGCATCACCGTCACCGACGAATTCCAGTCGTGGCCGAACAGGCCGAAGCTGTTGCGCATACCCAGGCTGAACTGGTCCGAGTACGGCGTCTTCAGGTTGTTGTCCAGCAACACCACCTGGGTGCCGCGATTGGGATTGGCCGCGACCAGCGCGTCCAGTTCGTTCTGGTTGAGGTACTTGGGATCCCAGGTCAGGCAACGGTCCGGCGTGCTGGTCGTGCAGACGTGGCCGGGGCCGTTGAAGAAATAGGTGTAGCTCTGGAAGGCCAGGTTGTAGCGCTCGCGCGCCAGGAAATCGAACTGGTTGCGGTTGTAGGAACGCCCGGCGCCGCCGAAGATCACGTGGCGCTGATCGCCGGCGAAATCGTAGGAGAAGCCCAACCGCGGCTGCCAGGCATCCTTGAACGCCTTACGGTTGTTGCCGGTGCTGATGAAGTCGTTGTAGTCGTAGTCGACGCGCGCATTATTGATGTTGGGATAGTTGCGCAACGCGGTGACCACCGCCGCCGGCGTGACGAAATCCTCGTAGGCCGGCGACGTCTCGTAGTCCCAGCGCAGGCCCAGGTTCAAGGTCAGGTGCTCGTTGACCTCCCAATCGTCCTGCAGGTAGATGCCGAACTGCTTGTTGTCGGTTTCCACCGGTCCGGTCTGGCCGATGCCGGTCGAGGAGAAGTTGACCTCGTAGGGCTGGGTCAGGCTGCGGTTGATGTCGTAGCGGAACTGCGGATTGGCCGGCTGGCGCTGGTAGGCGCTGATGTCGACCAGCTTGTACTTGAAGCCGGCCTTGATCGTGTGGCCCTGCCAGCCGAAGAAGGTGAAATCGTTCTGCAGCGCGTAACCCTTCTGGCCCTTGTTCTGCAGGTTGGCGCTGCCGCCGGTATTGAAGATGGTCTCCATTACCGGATTGTTGAGGTTGACCTGATCGGCGCGCGGCACGCGCAGGTTGTAGCCGGGCGCGTCGGTGAGCGGGCGCGGGCCGAAGCTCACGTCCTCGAAGGTCAGGTGCGCGTCGTTGAGCCAATCGGCCGCGCTGTACTGATAGCGCAGGTCCAAGCGGGTCTCCTCGCCCGCGTTGGAGGTGCCGTACGCGCCGGCGTTGACGCCGCCGATGCTGCCCGCCGTCACCTCCTCTTCCTTGCGGTGCTTGGCGGTGAACTCGAGCAGGTTGGCCTCGTCGATCGCGAAATCGATCTTGCCGAAGTACAGATCCTCGTGGAACGGCGCCGCCGTGGTGTTGCGGGCCGCCTCCTGCAGGAAGCCGGGCAGTTGGTCGATGCGGAAGTTGCGCCCGGGCGCGACTTCCTTGGGCGTCAGATAATCCTTGCCCTCGTAGGTCAGGAAGAAATGCATGCGGTCCTGCAGGATCGGGCCGCCGAAGGCGACGCCGTACTGCTCTTCCTTGGAGCGGATCTTGTTGCCGCTCTTGTCCTCGATCACCGTCGGCGCGCGCCAGCCGGTGAAGGTGCCGTCCCAGAACAGGCTGCCGGAGAACTCGTTGGTGCCGGACCGGGTCACCGCGCTGACCGCCGCGCTGCTGAGCTGGTCGTACTCGGCCTTGTAGTTGGAGGTGATGACCTTGTACTCGGCGATGCCCAACTGCGGGAACGGATTGCCGCGGGTCGAATCCTGGCCCGAGATGCCGCCTTTGAGCACATAGTCCTTCTGGCCGACGCCGTCGATGAAGACGTTGATGCCGTTGGCCAGCTGCGCGCCGCTGCGCAGGGAAATCGAGCCGTCGGTGCCCGTGCGCGTCTCCACGCCCGGCACGATGTCGGCGAACGCGAGGAAGTTGCGCGAGGCCTGCGGCAGCGCTTCGATCTGCTTACTGGAAACGTAGGTCGCCACTTCGGAGGTCTTGGTCTCGAACACCGGCGCGGCGGTCACGGTCACCGCATCGATGTCGGTCGCATCGGGCGCCGGCGCAGCCTCGGCCACGCCGCCGGTCGACAGATTCAAGGTCGCCGTCTGTCCGACCTGCACGGCGATGGTCTTGGAATTGGTCTGCCCGCCCGCACTCACGTCGATGCGGTAGGTACCGGGCGGCAGGCCTGCCACCGAATAGCTGCCGTTGGCGCCGGACTGCACCGACCGGCTCAGACCGGTGGCCACGTTGGTGGCGGTGATCTTGGCATCCGTCGCCGGCGCCGAATCCACGGTGACCTGGCCGCGGATGGTGGCCGCGGTGGACTGCGCCAACGCGGCCGGAGCCGCCAACGCCAGGCAACTGGCCAAGGCGCAGGCCAGCAATCCCGGCCTAGGCCGACGCATGTGAGTTTGATACGACTTCATCAGGTGTCCCTCTCCCCAAAAGGGTCGGCTGCAGCGTTCGGCCAGGTCCGTGGCGTGGATGGTGTGCGCCCAGGCTTCGCGGCCGCGAGCCGCGGCACCGGTACAGGCGTTGCGGTCGGGGAATGCGTGGCGATGGCGGATTGCGGCATGGAGCGGTGGTTTTGTGGTTGGGAGCAGCTCAGGCGCGGCCGCAGAAAGACCGACGAACGCAACGCGTCACGCCTGCCGCCCGGTGTGGACGGCAGGCGTACGCGCTATTACCAACTGAAACCCAGCGAAAGCTTGAAGGTACGGGTGTAGCCCGTGATGTCATCGTTGTGGTTACCGAAATTCGGATTCTCGACACCATTGATGCCACGGAACGTTTCAAAGCCGCTCCAGTTGCGGTGGTTGGTCACGTTAAGGATGTCGCCACGTACGCGAACCTTGAGGTCGGTCCCCGTGTCCCACTCCTTTTGCACCGCGATATCCCATTGGAAGAACTTGGCGTCGTCGAAATAGGCCGCCTTGAAGGTGCCGTTCGCGCAGCCGTCTTGTCCTGGCAGGGTCGCCGCCATGCAGTTCAGCGAGTCCTTCGCCACCGCACTGGTCACCACCACCTTGGTCGAGAACGTCATGCCCCAATTGGCATAGATGCCCGTACCGACGAAGCGATGCTTGGCAATGCCGATGGACGGAACCCAAGGATGGTCCTGGAGGTTCGGGTAGTCGAACACGTAGTGCTCATCGGAGTTGGCCGCATTGATGCGGTTCTCCTCGGAGTCGGTGTAGGTGTACGCCAGCGTGACGCCCCACGGAGACTCGGCCGTGAACGGCTTTTCCGCTGACAGCAGCAACTGGTTCATACGCGTTTCGACGCCATTGTCGGCTTTGATCAACGAGCCGAATCCCGGAATAGGCTGACCGAACGGCGCGCCGCCGAAAGTACGGCCAGGCGCGTAGAACGTGCCATCCGGATAGCGATTACCCAATGAGAAAATGATGCCGTCGTGACTGCGGATATGAACCACCGACACCGACGTATTCCAATCGTTTCCGAACATCGGAAACGTATTGCGCATACCCAGACTGAACTGATCGGAGTACGGAACCTTGATGTCGTTCTTGATCAGATTCACTTCCGAACCCAGATTCGGATTGGCCGCAACCAGCGCGTACAGCTCCTGCGGGTTGGTGTACTTCGGATCCCAATTGAAGCAGGTGGTGTTGTTGACGGCGCAAGGATTGCCCGGCGTATTGAAGAGCAGCGTATAGGCGGGATACGTGCTCTTGGATTGCTCCAGCGCTATGTAGTCGAACAAATTTCGATCGTAGGCACGCCCCGCCCCACCGAAGATCACATGGCGCTGGTCGGCGAACAAATCGTAAGAAAAGCCCAGGCGCGGCTGCCAGGCGTCCTTGAACGCCTTCCGATTGCTGCCGTTACTGATGTAATCCTCAATGTCGTAGTCGACATTGGCGTTATGGATGTTCGACCACGAACGTAACGCGGCGACCAGATTGGCCGGCGTCACGTAGTTCTCATAGCTCGGCGTGGTCTCGTAGTCGTAGCGCAGACCCAAGTTCAGCGTCAGCTTGTCGTTTACTTCCCAGTCGTCCTGGAAGTAGATGCCGTACTGCTTGTTCTTTGAGCTGATGTTCCGGTCGCCGACACCCGGGATCGGCGCACCGAAGCGCACCTGATAGGGAACAAAAGCACCCAACGAAGTGCGACCGGCATCGATGTTCGCCGGCAGATTGATCGAGAACTGAGGATTGTAGGGCTGCTGCTCGAAAGAGTTGATTTCGATCGACTTGTACTTGAAGCCCATCTTCATCGTATGGCCTTCGATGCCGCTGAAGGTCAAATCGTCTTGGAACCCCCAACCTTTCTGTCCTTTGTCCTGATAGTCCTGACCTCCCCCCACGTTCAGCACAGCGCCGCGGTTGCGGCTCTGAATCAGGTAACCAGGCGCCAGCGTTATCGCGCGCGGGTTGAAGGTTTCATCTTCGTAGGTGATATGGGCGTCGTTAAGCCAATCGATTCCACTCCACTGATAGCGCAGATCGTAACGCGTGCTCTCATTGTTGTTGGTCTTGCCGTAGCTGTCGGTGTCACGATTGCCTATGCCTTTGATCTCGCTTTCGTCGCGCTTCTTCACCGAGAACTCGAACAAATGGGCATCGCCAGGCTGCCAAGTCAGCTTTCCGAACCACAGATCCTCGTCGAACGGCGTCGAGGTCGGTCCGGTCAATGCGGCCAGATCGGGAGTTAAGGTATACCCAGTCTCCAACGATCCCGCGCTGACCGTCTGCGGGATATCGAACTGCTTCTTCTCGTAGGTACCGAAGAAGAACAAGCGATCCTGCACGATCGGGCCGCCAAAAGCCGCACCGTACTGCGTTTCCCCGGACGGCGCCTTTCGGCCTGCCCGCTCCTCGGCGGGTGTGGGTGAACGCCAGCTAGGCGTGTTGTAGCGATCCCAAAAGAAGTCCCCATGGAACTCGTTTGTGCCCGACTTGGTGACTGCCGTGATAGCGGCGCTGCTGATCTGGTCGTACTCGGCCTTGTAGTTGGAGGTGATGACCTTGTACTCACCGATCGCCAACTGCGGGAACGGATTGCCGCGACTGGCGTCCTGACCGCTGATACCACCCTTCAGCACGTAACCCTTCTGGCCCACGCCATCGATAAAGACGTTGACGCCGTTTGCGCTTTGGGCGCCACTGCGCAGCTGGGTCGAGCCATCGCCCTTCGTGTCGAATATCACGCCCGGCACGATATCGGCGAACGCCAGGAAGTTGCGCGACGTCTGCGGCAACGCCTCGATCTGCCGCTGCGTAATGTAGGTCGCCACCTCCGACGTCTTGGTCTCAAACACCGGCGCAGCGGTCACGGTCACCGCGTCGATGTTGGTCGCGTCGGGCGCCGGCGCGGCTTCGGCCACGCCGCCGGTGGACAGGTTCACGGTGGCGGTCTGGCCGACCTGCACGGTGATGGTCTTGGAGTTGGTCTGCCCGCCCGCGCTGACGTCGATGCGGTAGGTGCCCGGCGGCAGGCCAGCGACGGCGTAGCCGCCGTTGGCGGTGGACTGCACGCTGCGACTCAGGCCGGTGGCCACGTTGGTGGCGGTGACCTTGGCGTCGGTGGCGGGCGCGGAGTCCACGGTCACCTGGCCGCGGATGGTGGCGGCGGTGGATTGCGCGTAGGCGGCGGGGGCGGCCATTGCGAGACAGCTGATCAGTGCACAGGCCAACAATCTGCGCGTCGGCCGGCGGGTAAGACGTCGATAAGGCTGCATATGCTTTCCCTCTCTCCAAAGAAGCATTCGAGCTGGTTTGTAAACGTTTACATCGACAGGCAAAAAAAGGTCGTCACTCGCGTTTGCTGCGTTCGCTCTCCACCGGCGCACTGGAGGCGCGCACGATCAATTCAGGACGCAGGGCCTCGCGGCCCTCGTCGGCCAGGGCTTCGCCGGCGATCTGGGTCAGCAGCAGGCGCGCGGCGCGCGCGCCGAGTTCGGCGATGTTGACGCGCATGGTGGTGAGTGTCGGGTGCACGTAGCGGGCCAGCGGAATGTCGTCGAAGCCGGCCAGCGCGATCTCGCCGGGCACGTCCACCCCGCCCTGCGCGAACACGAACAGACAGCCCAGGGCCATCATGTCGTTGGCCGCGAACACCGCATCGGGCCGATGCTTGGAGCCCAACAATTCCAGCCCGGCCTGATGGCCCGAGGCTTCGTCGAAGTCGCCGGGCAGCACCCATTCCTCGGCGTCCGGCAGCAGGCGCTGCAGGGCGTCGCGGTAGCCGCGCAGGCGCTCGTGGGCGTCGTAGTTGTCGCTGGGGCCGGCGATGAAGGCGATGCGGCGGTGGCCGGAGGCGACCAAGTGCTCGACCATCGCCACCGCGCCGCCGTAGTTGTCCACGCCCAGCGAGATCACACCGGCGGTGGCGTGCTGGGTGTTGATCAGCACCGTCGGCAGGGTCGGTGCGAGTTCCTCGGCCAGCGGGCTGGACGAGGCCACGAACGGCGACATCACCAGCAGGCCGTCGACGCGTCCGCGCATCGCGCGCAGGGCGGCGCCCTGCTCTTCCGGATGGCCGTGATAGCTGGACACCAGCAGGTGCAAGCGGTGCTCGCGCGCGACCTGGTCGATGCCGCGCACCAGTTCGGAGAAGAATTCGCCGTGCAGATCCGGCAGCACCACGCCCAGGGTCTGGGTGCGGCGGCTGCTGAGGCTGCGCGCGGCGGCGTGCGGGGTGTAACGCAGTTCGTTGGCGGCGGCCAGCACGCGGCGACGCACCTCCTCGGCCACGTTGCCGTGTCCGTTCAAGGCGCGCGATACGGTGGCCACGGAAACTTGCGCCACTCTCGCCACATCTTTGATGGTTACGCTGGTCACGCCCTGAACCGCCCCTCCGCGGCTGGGATGCGGGATCGACTGTAAACGTTTTCAAACGCAAGTGTAAAGTTCGCGTTATCGGGATCGGGCACGGCGCCGGATCCCCGCGCGGACGCGGGAAATCCCCAGGCGCGCATGCTGCACTGCGGCATCATGCGGCGCTCAAGCGCCCTCCCCCGGTGCCCGCGCCTTGATCGCCAAGGCATGGATATCCGTGGTCATCATCTCGCCCAGCGCCGCGTACACCGCGCGGTGGCGCGCGATCGAATTCAAGCCGACGAACGCGGCGCTGACGATGTCGACGTTGAAGTGGCCGCGGCCGTCCTGCGCGCCGGCATGGCCGGCGTGGCGGTGGCTGTCGTCGACCACGTCCAGCGATTGCGGCGACAGCGCGGCGACCAGCGCGGCGCGGATCGCGTCGACGCGCTGTTCGCGCGGCAGCGCGCCGCTCACGGCAGCACCCGCTTGAACGGACGCACGTCGACGCGCGTGTAAACGCCGGCGGCGACGTAGGGATCGGCGTCGGCCCAGGCTTTCGCGGCTTCCAGCGAGGCGAATTCGGCGACGATCAGGCTGCCGCTGAAACCGGCCGGGCCGGGGTCTTCGCTGTCGATCGCCGGACACGGTCCGGCCAGCATCAGGCGGCCTTCGTCGCGCAGCGCGTGCAGGCGCGCAAGGTGCTCGGGACGCGCGGCCAGACGTTGCGGCAGCACGTCGCTGCCGTCATACCCTTCGATGAGATACCACATGTGATTCCGGTCAACCTCCAAGCGTGATGCGGGGTTCTGGGTTCAGCAAATTAGGGGAAATCCCGATTGCATGAACACAGTCCGATCGCGTCCTAATCGCCTCGTCCCGCACAGGGGAACGTGAACATCGGGACATCTTCATATCGGCGGTTATGCCGCCAACTACTCAGGAGGAGTGACATGAAGTCGAATTCCGTGAAAGCCACGGCCGCGATCGTAGGCATGATACTCGCAGGTTCGGCGGTTGCCGCCGGCAAGCCGCTGATCAGCAGCACCGCCACCGTCGCCAAGAGCGCCAACGACAACGCGCTGGAAAGCGTGCTGGCCAGTCCCTCGACCGCCAACGTGCGCCTGGTGCAGGTGGACGCGACGGCGGTGGACGCGTCGCAGATCGAAGTCGAGTTGGACGGCCGCGTGCTCACCGCCAATCGCAACAAGGTCGAGCGCACCGAAACCGGCGAAACCGTGTGGTACGGCAATTTCGGTCCGCGCAACAGCGCCAAGAGCCGCTCGGGCGTGGATCCGCTGAACTCGGCGATCCTGGTGCGCAGCGGCGACACCGTCACCGGCACGCTGCGCAGCGGCGGCAAGCTCTACCGCGTGCGTCCGCTGCCCGGCGGCGAACACGCGATCGTCGAAGTCGACGAAAGCCGCCTGCCGGCCGACCACCCGCACGACTACAACCGCCTGCCGACCATCCGCATGGCCGCGCCGGCGGACGACGGCCGCGTCGGCGCGCTCGGCATTCCGCCCGGCCCCACCGCGACCATCCGGGTGATGGTGGTGGCGACCAATCAGGCGGTGTCGGCCTACGGCGGCAACATGCAGTCGCTGATCCAGCTGGCGGTAGCCGAGTCCAACCAGGGCTACGTCAACAGCAACGTCGGGATCAACCTGGTGCTGGCCAGCTACACCACCACCAGCTACACCGAGTCGGGCAACTTCAGCACCGATCTGGCGCGCTTCCGCGGCACCAGCGACGGCTACATGGACAACATCCACACCACCCGCAACAGCAGCGCGGCGGACGTGGGCGTGATCATCATCAACAACAGCGGCTACTGCGGGCTGGCCTCGGGCATCGGCTCGACCGCGGCGACCGCGTTCGCGGCGGTGTATTGGGATTGCGCCACGGGCTACTACAGCTTCGCCCACGAGATCGGGCACCTGCAGAGCGCGCGCCACGACCCCGCCACCGATCCGTCCACCAGCCCCTACGCCTACGGCCACGGCTACCGTTATCAGCCGGCCACCGGCACGCGCTGGCGCACGATCATGGCCTACAACTGCAGCCCCAGCTGCACCCGCCTGAACTACTGGTCCAACCCCAGCATCAGCTACGGCGGCGTGCCCATGGGCACCGCGACCCAGAGCGACAACCAGCGGGTGCTGGTCAACACCAAGGCCACGGTCGCCGGGTTCCGGTGACCACCGCTTCGATCGGTTGAGCCCGATCCACCGAGTCTGAACGATCCTGCCGCCCTCACGGCAGGGTCGCCAGCGGCGGAGCGGGCGATCCACACCGGGCCGGGCCCCGCGAGTCGTCCGGCCTACCCTGCACGCTCCGCTGAACGCCGGCGCACCCGGCGTTCACCTCCAGCGCCGGTCCCCGGGCCGGCGCTGGACACTGCGCGCGCCAGCGCTTACCCTAAGCCTCACGCCCGAGGCCGGACGCAGCGGCCCGTCGCGACAGGTTCCCCACACCGTCGCCACGATCCAGCACCGCTGCAACCCACCGGCCCGCGCCCGCAACCCTCTCGAACTTCGTCGCCACGCTGACGCGCGGCACGGGCCGAGCCGTTCGGGCCCAGCTCCGACTTTATTGAGTTACGCCTCGCCTTCGATCCAGGCCGGACCGCGCCCGTTGCCGGTTGGCCACAGGCACCGCCCGCGGTGCCGGATCGCCGAGCGCGGTGGTGGTTGCCGAGGTCTGTCTTCACCCGGCGTCGCCGATCGGCGTTGCATAGCCTGTTCGTCGCGTCGTTTTCAGCAGTACCCACGGCCCGGAGGGGCCGGCCCAGCATGACCAACGAAAACGTGTCCGACGAAGCGCAGCCCGACGAGAGCGCGCCCGACGCCCCCGCAGCGGATCAAGCCGCTACCGGCGCCGAGCCCGCGTCGCCCGCGCCCGACGACACCGCGCCCGACGCGGCTGCCGATGCAGACCCCGGCGCGGTCGCGAACGCCGCCAGCCGTCCGCAGCAGCAGGAAATGCCGCTGGCGGTGATCCACGGCCAGCCGGTGCTGCAGATCCCGCAGGACCTGTACATCCCGCCGGACGCGCTGGAAGTGATCCTGGAGGCGTTCGAAGGCCCGCTGGACCTGCTGCTGTACCTGATCCGGCGCCAGAACCTGGACATCCTGGACATCCCGGTGGCGGACATCACCCGCCAGTACGTCGAGTACATCCAGGCCATGCACGAGATGCGTTTCGAGCTGGCCGCCGATTACCTGGTCATGGCCGCGATGCTGGCCGAGATCAAGTCGCGCATGCTGCTGCCGCGCGCGCCCAACGAGGAAGGCATCGAGGAAGACCCGCGCGCCGACCTGGTGCGGCGCCTGCAGGAGTACGAGCGTTTCAAGAAGGCGGCCGAGGACATCGACGCCCTGCCCCGCCAGGACCGCGACACCGCGCCGGTGCAGGCCTTCGTGCCCGACCGCGCCTCGATCCGACTGCCGCCGCCGGTGGATCTGAAGGAAATGCTGCTGGCCCTGCACGATGTGTTCAAGCGCGCCGAGCTCTACACCCAGCACGCGATCAAGCGCGACGCACTGAGCGTGCGCCAGCGCATGGGCGAGCTGCTCACGCGCATGGCCGACGGCGTGTTCCACCGCTTCGAATCGCTGTTCACGGTCGAGGAAGGCCGGTTGGGCGTGGTGGTGACGTTCCTGGGCTTGCTGACGCTGGCCAAGGAGCAACTGATCGAGATCGTCCAGGAAGGCCCGCTGGAACCGATCTACGTCAAGTCGCTGGCGCTGATGAAAGACCCCGACGAGATCGAGCTGAGCAGCGAGTTCGACGCCGCCAACGACGATCCCAACGCATGAGCCCGCGCCCGCGCCACCGCGGCCGGTCCCACCGCAGCGTCCGCGCTGCCACCGCGCCGCCGCAAGGCGCCTAACGGTACGAACCCACGCACGCCCCATGGATCAACATTTCATCACCCGCATCGTCGAGGCCGCCCTGCTGGCGGCCAACCAGCCGCTGACCCTGGCGCAGCTGCACTCGCTGTTCCCCGAGGACCAGCCGGCGCCGGCCGACAGCGTCGAACAAGCACTGGAAACGCTGCGCGAGGGCTGCAAGGAACGCGGCGTGGAACTGGTCGAGCTGGCCTCGGGCTTCCGCTACCAGGTCCAGTCCGACGTGCACCCCTGGGTGGCGCGCCTGTGGACCGAGCGCCAGACCCGCTACACCCGCGCCACCCTCGAAACCCTGGCCCTGATCGCCTACCGCCAGCCGATCACGCGCGGCGAGATCGAGCAGGTCCGCGGCGTGGCGGTCAACAGCAACATCATCAAGGCGCTGGAAGAGCGCGAGTGGATCCGCGTGGTCGGCCACCGCGACGTGCCCGGCAAGCCGGCCCTGTTCGGCACCACCAAGACCTTCCTCGACTACTTCGGCCTCAAGCGCCTGGACGAGCTACCGCCGCTGTCGGAGCTCAAGGACATCGGCGAGCTGGAACCGCAGCTGCAGTTCGACGGCCCGCCCGCGCCCAGCCAGATCGAAGCCGGCGGCATCGGCAACGGCGAGGACGCCGACCACGCGCAGGCCGACAACGACGCGGCCGCTGACGACGGCGCCGGCGATCCGGGCATCGGCGAGGACGCGCTGGAAAGCACCGGCGCCGAAGCCGACCTGGACGACGCCCACGACGAAAGCGCGAACGACGCCGACGCCTCCGAAGACGACGATTCCGACGCCGACCCCACCGACACCGACGCCGGC includes:
- a CDS encoding glucoamylase family protein — encoded protein: MLQAVSRSRQVVLALLIAAPLSFIGCQRNTPTSQTYPIAPAGTVEVEPLKATKMELPPLFRDVERRTFQFFWDTTNEQNGLTPDRYPSRPFASIASVGFALTAYPIGIENGWVSRNQAVDRTLLTLKFFRDLPSGPQRTGKGAYNGFYYHFLDMQTGARYNSWVELSSVDTALLMMGVLFAQSYYDRDDAREKEIREIADTLYRRVDWNWLQKNKPLVSMGWFPESGFIKHDWTGYNEAMLLYVLALGSPSHPVSPDAWTVWTRTYNDVWGVYQGEEFLAFGPLFGHQYSHVWIDFRGIQDDYMRERGIDYFENSRRAAYAQRAYAIANPMKWEDYGPEVWGLTASDGPQQTLQEYRGEQRQFRHYSARGAGLRENFDDGTIAPTAAIASLPFAPEIVIPSTVAMHERYGDYLYSSYGFLDSFNPSFKYDIPLKTGRVVPNKGWVASDYIGIDQGPILAMIANYRNDFVWNVMKRNPYIRSGLERAGFKGGWLEPAKTQADGKPAQPETAPKPQSQAEKDAATARALGEAESRAGRSNDAQAPKPQPE
- a CDS encoding TonB-dependent receptor, producing MRRPRPGLLACALASCLALAAPAALAQSTAATIRGQVTVDSAPATDAKITATNVATGLSRSVQSGANGSYSVAGLPPGTYRIDVSAGGQTNSKTIAVQVGQTATLNLSTGGVAEAAPAPDATDIDAVTVTAAPVFETKTSEVATYVSSKQIEALPQASRNFLAFADIVPGVETRTGTDGSISLRSGAQLANGINVFIDGVGQKDYVLKGGISGQDSTRGNPFPQLGIAEYKVITSNYKAEYDQLSSAAVSAVTRSGTNEFSGSLFWDGTFTGWRAPTVIEDKSGNKIRSKEEQYGVAFGGPILQDRMHFFLTYEGKDYLTPKEVAPGRNFRIDQLPGFLQEAARNTTAAPFHEDLYFGKIDFAIDEANLLEFTAKHRKEEEVTAGSIGGVNAGAYGTSNAGEETRLDLRYQYSAADWLNDAHLTFEDVSFGPRPLTDAPGYNLRVPRADQVNLNNPVMETIFNTGGSANLQNKGQKGYALQNDFTFFGWQGHTIKAGFKYKLVDISAYQRQPANPQFRYDINRSLTQPYEVNFSSTGIGQTGPVETDNKQFGIYLQDDWEVNEHLTLNLGLRWDYETSPAYEDFVTPAAVVTALRNYPNINNARVDYDYNDFISTGNNRKAFKDAWQPRLGFSYDFAGDQRHVIFGGAGRSYNRNQFDFLARERYNLAFQSYTYFFNGPGHVCTTSTPDRCLTWDPKYLNQNELDALVAANPNRGTQVVLLDNNLKTPYSDQFSLGMRNSFGLFGHDWNSSVTVMHVLSHDGILFSVGNRRPDGTFFPPGRSFGNTTPANLPGFGQLLIGRNAVETRLTSLLLSLEKPYTQESGWGVSLAYTYSDAKENRNNSDTFSFDYPNLDDVAFTEALGIAKHRFVATGIVDLPWDMTFSAKLKLTSPIARESLNFMAIDVNNGYFDPYFPGEDIAFKQLDVGLQKVWDTGTDLKLRVRGDVLNVFNWRNWNNFDSGRGSGFNPANPNVPARPNPNFGRRNGDGIDQPTRTFKLTFGVDW
- a CDS encoding TonB-dependent receptor, with the protein product MAAPAAYAQSTAATIRGQVTVDSAPATDAKVTATNVATGLSRSVQSTANGGYAVAGLPPGTYRIDVSAGGQTNSKTITVQVGQTATVNLSTGGVAEAAPAPDATNIDAVTVTAAPVFETKTSEVATYITQRQIEALPQTSRNFLAFADIVPGVIFDTKGDGSTQLRSGAQSANGVNVFIDGVGQKGYVLKGGISGQDASRGNPFPQLAIGEYKVITSNYKAEYDQISSAAITAVTKSGTNEFHGDFFWDRYNTPSWRSPTPAEERAGRKAPSGETQYGAAFGGPIVQDRLFFFGTYEKKQFDIPQTVSAGSLETGYTLTPDLAALTGPTSTPFDEDLWFGKLTWQPGDAHLFEFSVKKRDESEIKGIGNRDTDSYGKTNNNESTRYDLRYQWSGIDWLNDAHITYEDETFNPRAITLAPGYLIQSRNRGAVLNVGGGQDYQDKGQKGWGFQDDLTFSGIEGHTMKMGFKYKSIEINSFEQQPYNPQFSINLPANIDAGRTSLGAFVPYQVRFGAPIPGVGDRNISSKNKQYGIYFQDDWEVNDKLTLNLGLRYDYETTPSYENYVTPANLVAALRSWSNIHNANVDYDIEDYISNGSNRKAFKDAWQPRLGFSYDLFADQRHVIFGGAGRAYDRNLFDYIALEQSKSTYPAYTLLFNTPGNPCAVNNTTCFNWDPKYTNPQELYALVAANPNLGSEVNLIKNDIKVPYSDQFSLGMRNTFPMFGNDWNTSVSVVHIRSHDGIIFSLGNRYPDGTFYAPGRTFGGAPFGQPIPGFGSLIKADNGVETRMNQLLLSAEKPFTAESPWGVTLAYTYTDSEENRINAANSDEHYVFDYPNLQDHPWVPSIGIAKHRFVGTGIYANWGMTFSTKVVVTSAVAKDSLNCMAATLPGQDGCANGTFKAAYFDDAKFFQWDIAVQKEWDTGTDLKVRVRGDILNVTNHRNWSGFETFRGINGVENPNFGNHNDDITGYTRTFKLSLGFSW